One genomic segment of Polyodon spathula isolate WHYD16114869_AA chromosome 17, ASM1765450v1, whole genome shotgun sequence includes these proteins:
- the LOC121330174 gene encoding rho GTPase-activating protein 1-like has product MASDLLTDLQDDLASDDPASTLEQLNLSPLEDKKWPSDKVFEMSKSETDFSKGLDSKWDDPYYDIARHQIVEVAGDDNYGRKVIVFSACRMPPNHELDHHKLLGYLKHTLDQYVESDYTLIYFHQGLTSENKPSLAWLRDAYREFDRKYKKNIKALYIVHPTTFIRTILILFKPLISFKFGRKIFYMNYLSELEEHVKCEQLVIPQRVKVYDEKIRATLKFQPQGQKPAPPRPPLPNQQFGVPLAQLWEKSPDKETIPLVMRETIGYLKEHGMYTEGIFRRSGNVNLVKEIQKKYNTGVPVSFYQYEDVHLPAVILKTFLRELPEPLLTFQLYNDIVNFPNLEEGTKVRILRSILGTLPKENYAALRYLIQFLAQVSGQCDSNKMNNMNLAVVFGPNLLWGKDAAMTLHAIGPINNFTRMLLDNHKEIFEAGSP; this is encoded by the exons ATGGCATCAGATCTACTGACAGACTTGCAGGATGACCTGGCATCTGATGACCCAGCCAGCACCTTGGAGCAACTTAACCTCTCCCCACTGGAAGACAAGAAGTGGCCCTCTGACAAGGTGTTTGAAATGAGCAAGTCTG aaacagACTTTTCCAAAGGGTTGGATTCTAAATGGGACGACCCTTACTATGACATTGCAAGACATCAGATTGTGGAAGTGGCAG GTGATGATAACTATGGCAGGAAAGTTATTGTGTTCAGTGCCTGTCGGATGCCCCCAAATCATGAGCTTGACCATCACAAACTGCTGGG GTACCTAAAGCACACTCTGGATCAGTACGTTGAAAGTGAttacacacttatttattttcaccAAGGACTCACCAGTGAGAACAAGCCATCCTTAGCTTGGCTCAGAGATGCATATCGGGAATTTGATAGAAA ATATAAGAAGAATATCAAGGCCCTCTACATTGTCCACCCCACCACTTTCATCAGAACGATACTTATTCTGTTCAAACCGTTGATAAG CTTCAAGTTTGGACGGAAGATTTTCTACATGAACTACTTGAGTGAGTTGGAAGAGCACGTGAAATGTGAACAGCTTGTGATACCCCAACGGGTGAAAGT ctaTGATGAAAAGATCAGAGCAACACTGAAGTTCCAACCTCAGGGTCAGAAACCAGCCCCTCCAAGACCCCCGCTGCCAAACCAGCAGTTTGGAGTTCCTCTTGCACA acTGTGGGAGAAGAGCCCTGATAAAGAAACAATCCCTCTAGTTATGAGAGAGACGATCGGCTATTTGAAGGAACACG GTATGTATACAGAAGGAATATTCCGGAGGTCGGGCAATGTAAATTTGGTCAAAGAAATCCAGAAGAAGTATAACACTG GGGTTCCAGTAAGCTTCTATCAGTATGAAGATGTTCATCTTCCTGCTGTGATCCTGAAGACATTCCTTAGGGAGCTCCCAGAGCCACTCCTTACCTTTCAGCTCTATAATGACATTGTCAACTTCCCCA ATCTCGAAGAAGGTACAAAAGTCAGAATTCTCCGTAGCATATTAGGGACCCTTCCAAAGGAGAATTATGCGGCTCTCAGGTACCTCATTCAGTTCCTGGCGCAG GTGTCTGGCCAGTGTGATTCTAATAAGATGAACAACATGAATCTCGCTGTGGTGTTTGGACCCAACCTCCTGTGGGGGAAAGATGCTGCCATGACACTGCATGCCATCGGACCAATCAACAACTTCACAAGGATGCTGCTGGACAATCACAAGGAGATCTTTGAGGCGGGCAGTCCTTAA
- the LOC121329605 gene encoding prothrombin-like: MFSVTEMHEKNLIENYCRNPDSSPKGPWCFSRDPLVRREECIMPICGQPLKSAPAVPETPVYDQKGCMHDYGLEYSGTMAVSASDIQCLKWNSPKAIKLSKGKTFLPEVKLVENHCRNPDGDLEGPWCYVDHPNMTFDYCNIKLCDDPLDAFEEEDTLSGRTVLQDPRISFFNLKSFGKGEDECGIRPKFEQIKVKDQNEQELTDSYAASRIVKGVDAQEGSAPWQVMLYRKAPQELLCGASLISDQWILTAAHCILYPPWDKNFTANDILVRVGKHYRSKFERQTEKIVALDEIILHPKYNWKENLDRDIALLHLRKPLTFTENIAPICLPTKKVAKTLMFAGFKGRVTGWGNLYETWTSTPQSLPQVLQQIHLPIVQQETCRDSTKIRVTDNMFCAGFGPDDSKSGDSCEGDSGGPFVMKNPEDDRWYQIGIVSWGEGCDRKGKYGFYTHLFRMRKWMLKTIADEESES, from the exons ATGTTTTCCGTAACTGAGATGCATGAGAAAAATCTCATTGAGAACTACTGCAGGAATCCAGACAGCTCCCCGAAAGGACCTTGGTGCTTCAGCCGAGACCCGCTGGTGAGACGCGAGGAATGCATCATGCCTATCTGTG GTCAGCCCCTCAAATCGGCACCTGCTGTCCCTGAAACTCCGGTGTACGATCAGAAGGGCTGTATGCACGACTACGGTCTGGAATACAGCGGCACCATGGCCGTCTCTGCAAGCGACATACAGTGCCTAAAGTGGAACTCCCCTAAGGCCATCAAGCTTAGCAAAGGCAAGACATTTTTACCCGAGGTGAAACTGGTGGAAAACCACTGCCGGAATCCTGACGGAGACCTGGAAGGTCCTTGGTGTTACGTCGACCACCCAAACATGACATTCGACTACTGCAACATCAAACTGTGCG ATGACCCACTGGACGCATTTGAGGAAGAAGATACACTCAGTGGTCGCACGGTTTTACAAGACCCGCGTATATCCTTCTTCAACCTGAAAAGTTTTGGCAAAGGCGAAGATG AATGTGGAATCAGGCCCAAGTTTGAGCAGATAAAGGTGAAGGATCAGAACGAACAGGAGCTGACTGATTCCTACGCAGCGAGTCGGATTGTGAAGGGGGTCGACGCTCAGGAGGGCAGCGCACCCTG GCAGGTAATGCTGTACCGGAAAGCCCCACAGGAGCTGCTTTGTGGAGCCAGTCTCATAAGTGACCAGTGGATACTGACAGCTGCCCACTGCATTCTCTACCCACCCTGGGACAAAAACTTCACAGCTAACGACATCTTGGTCAGAGTGGGCAAACACTACCGCTCCAA gtttgaaagacaaactgaaaaaatTGTTGCTCTGGATGAAATTATTCTCCACCCCAAGTATAACTGGAAAGAGAACCTGGACAGAGACATTGCTCTCTTGCACCTGAGGAAACCACTGACCTTCACAGAGAACATCGCGCCCATCTGTCTGCCCACCAAGAAAGTTGCTAAGAC GCTAATGTTTGCCGGGTTCAAGGGCCGTGTGACAGGCTGGGGAAACCTGTATGAGACGTGGACAAGCACTCCCCAGTCTCTACCGCAGGTTCTGCAACAGATTCACCTGCCCATTGTTCAGCAGGAGACCTGTCGTGATTCTACCAAGATCAGAGTGACTGACAACATGTTCTGTGCAG GATTTGGCCCAGATGATTCTAAAAGTGGCGATTCCTGCGAGGGTGACAGTGGGGGTCCATTTGTCATGAAG AACCCAGAAGATGACCGCTGGTACCAGATTGGAATAGTGTCTTGGGGAGAAGGCTGCGACCGTAAAGGCAAATACGGATTTTACACCCACCTTTTCCGTATGCGAAAATGGATGCTGAAAACCATAGCGGATGAAGAAAGCGAATCGTGA